A portion of the Cydia strobilella chromosome 5, ilCydStro3.1, whole genome shotgun sequence genome contains these proteins:
- the LOC134741348 gene encoding uncharacterized protein LOC134741348, whose amino-acid sequence MLTNVLEMCALEIVLSKTLHGANVAVIRNNKLENEFIKKLHESYNVKMFGKDYNVPLNITPDVYIVHSDDKNHFENIIANLKYDCYRNSNALFILVLPNIREEDLPSIFKILWSHHVIHVLVTIKDADEDASIYSYLPYVAGRCGRDYNHTIKMGQCQGHAATDVVEKLRVYDKPNLENCTFNILAHHYPPLVFSDLNPVDTFAVGIERYLVQLLLEAEHMSTNFTFVPEIVEFGGITNNFTVTGIMKKLHENEVDLLFGGFSLNNRRALFFDFISIHLAFEDIFIPVTPNSELVQRWRIIYMIFEYRVWLLLLVAILICSALLCSIDSLSKCKGNSFSKLLKLFGNATQNVVFKRRENLSENVIIINWLWFVFLVTCYYNTRLTSYSTYRTYEPQINEYISLQKYNLTPCFSRDIMTFLKKSETPIIHEQYLDMESCKTADLALDEIVKSSSKYTVTIYYKYLWWAAQHPKEKSRVHVMHENMYKTHYAIFFKRGFPLLQRFVRRMSRIVECGFVHAIKGRFPNDVRYASDVSGAFEVRFLTLYDLILPFSILAVGHLIALVVFIIEVLYKTNKIFVMFLH is encoded by the coding sequence ATGCTCACTAATGTTCTTGAAATGTGTGCATTAGAAATAGTTTTATCTAAAACTTTGCATGGAGCTAATGTAGCTGTCATTAGAAATAACAAGCTCGAAAATGAATTCATCAAAAAACTTCATGAAAGTTACAATGTCAAAATGTTTGGAAAGGATTATAATGTACCTTTGAATATTACACCTGACGTCTACATAGTGCATAGTGATGACAAAAATCATTTTGAAAATATCATCGCCAATTTAAAGTATGATTGCTACCGGAATTCTAATGCTTTGTTCATACTAGTTCTACCAAATATAAGGGAGGAAGATCTGCcatctatatttaaaatactatgGTCCCATCATGTCATACATGTTCTTGTTACAATTAAAGATGCAGATGAAGATGCTTCAATATACTCGTATCTTCCCTATGTAGCAGGTCGATGCGGCAGAGATTACAACCATACTATTAAAATGGGTCAATGCCAAGGACATGCAGCGACAGACGTTGTAGAGAAGTTACGCGTATACGATAAGCCTAATTTAGAAAACTGCACATTTAATATTTTGGCTCACCACTACCCACCTCTGGTTTTTTCTGATCTAAACCCAGTAGATACATTTGCGGTCGGGATAGAAAGATACCTTGTACAACTGCTACTAGAGGCTGAGCACATGTCCACGAATTTCACATTTGTGCCCGAAATTGTTGAGTTCGGTGGCATAACAAATAATTTTACCGTTACCGGTATAATGAAAAAATTGCATGAAAATGAAGTCGATTTGTTATTTGGAGGATTTAGCTTAAACAACAGACGAGCATTGTTTTTCgattttatatctattcattTAGCATTCGAAGATATTTTCATACCAGTTACCCCTAACTCAGAATTAGTGCAAAGATGGAGGATAATTTACATGATTTTTGAGTACAGGGTTTGGTTGCTTCTACTAGTCGCAATTTTAATTTGCTCAGCTCTGCTTTGCAGTATTGATAGCTTATCGAAATGCAAGGGCAATAGTTTTTCTAAACTGCTGAAGCTCTTTGGAAATGCAACTCAAAATGTAGTGTTTAAGCGAAGAGAAAACCTGTCAGAAAATGTAATCATTATTAATTGGTTGTGGTTCGTTTTCTTAGTGACCTGTTATTACAACACGCGGTTGACAAGCTACTCAACCTACCGGACATACGAGCCACAGATAAACGAATACATATCTTTGCAGAAGTACAATTTGACTCCATGTTTTTCACGTGATATTATGACGTTCCTAAAGAAGTCAGAGACACCAATAATCCATGAACAatatctagatatggaaagctGTAAGACTGCTGATCTTGCATTAGATGAGATTGTAAAATCATCGAGTAAATATACAGttacaatatattataaatatcttTGGTGGGCTGCGCAGCACCCGAAAGAGAAAAGCCGTGTTCATGTCATGCATGAAAACATGTACAAAACGCATTatgctatattttttaaacgtgGATTCCCTCTCCTCCAGCGGTTTGTAAGAAGAATGTCTCGTATAGTTGAGTGCGGTTTTGTCCATGCTATTAAAGGCCGGTTTCCGAACGATGTGAGATACGCAAGCGACGTCTCCGGCGCGTTTGAAGTGCGCTTTCTAACATTATACGATCTAATTTTACCATTCAGTATTCTGGCCGTTGGACATCTTATTGCATTAGTAGTATTTATTATAGAAGTACTTTACAAAACGAACAAAATATTTGTGATGTTTCTACATTGA